DNA sequence from the Candidatus Binataceae bacterium genome:
GCGAGCACCTGTCGGTGGACTGAGTAGCGCGCTACTCAAGGAAGACGTGATCGCGAAACGTCTCGCGACCGCCGGTGGAGTGGAGATCCAGGCTTGCGACATGTTGCGCAAGCGCTTCACCGCACCGAAGGTCGAGCCTGCGAACTTCGAGCAAGTCACATCACGAATCGCGAAGATGCAAAAGGCCGGCGGCGAGACCTTGGACGACCTCTTCGAAGCTAGCCCGCCACCGATTAAGCCAGGTGCTGACGTGCGGTCGGCGGCCGATCAGCTTTCGGCGATTGATTGGGACTCCAAAATCGTCGCCGAAGCAAAGGCTGAACGGATCGATCTCTGCGCTGACCAGTACGGGATGCTTTACTACTCCGGCGTTCCGAGCGAGCTCCTACGCGTTGAGCTGAAATTGCACACTCGCGATGTCGCCGATGCATTGGATCGGGTTGATGAACCGCCTTCGGGCAAACCATGGATGATGGATGTTGCGCTTCAGCGACCCTGACGGTCGCCGTCGCGGCAAGGCAATGGGTGGATTGAAGAGGTTGGGTCATCGGGACGCAAGGGTAATAAGGCCGCGGATGCCGCTTGGTGGGTTCTCGCCATCGTCATTCCCCGCCAACGGGATTCGTTCCCGATGACAATGATTCACGGGTTGAAAGGGGAGTCCCAGTGTGAGCGGAGAAAACTACCAGAAAAATCGAGCATAGTAAGGTTCATTGGACTATATCCGCGATAGAAAACTGCGCCATAGATGGCGACCCGTTTTGCTCCGCCGTACACAAGATTCATATCGTTTTCGGTCCAATTGATCGTGATCGGGATTGGTTCGGTGGTCTCACCTATAGCGACGATAGGAACCTTAATTTCTCTCGGTCCGCCACTGTTGAGATTCGCCCATCGAGGTTCCTCGCCCGACAGCAAGCAATCGTATTTCCACGAAGTGGCATAAAGAGCGATCAAATTGGCTGGACTCCGGCCCACGTTGCTGAAGCTAAATCTGACGCTCGAAGTAGGTTCCTCAATGTCATAGAGCGGATGTTTGAACCGGAGCTCGGTTATTCCGGGACCAGCAAATAGGGCCGGTCGCTGTGAAGCGCCAATCGTGCCGCTTCGGCGCTGCTTTCTGCGGCCTTGGCGCTTCTGGCCGCAGCGTCCGCCGTTTTACGAGTTTCCGCGAGGCTGTTTCGAGTCGCATTGAGCAAGCCAAGAGCAATGGCCGTGTAGAGAAAGGTAATTCCCAGTATACCCCAGTCAGTGACCGTGGGCCGTTGATACCATTTCTGTTTGGTTTGGGGCTTTTCTACGGGGGTGCTGGGCTGAATTATCTGTACTGGGGCTGGTTGGAATGATGACCGTAAGCGGAGATGGGCCTGGTTCGGGCTTGCGGCTAGCGCTGTAGTGATGGGCGCTGGTTTGGTTCTGAGGTTCTTTGTTGCTTCTGCTTGCAGCGCTTAGGAGCAGGGCTGTTGTGATCAGGATCGGCAGATATTGCGATTTCACTTCGCCGCTTCTGCTTTGGCCTTTTCGGCCTTACGCCGTCGCGCGAAGCGCGCTTTCTGGCTCCGGTAGTGCGGACTTGTTTTCAATTCGTAGTCCTTACAGGTGTAGCAATAGAAGAAAATGATTTTCTGCGCATGCTTCGTCTTAGACATGGCGTCTTGCCCTCGGAAATTTTAGGTTCAGTTGAACCTGCTTTCTGGCCGCGTGATGCAGAAGCATCCGCCAGTTCGGACGCTTCAGCATCCTGCTATAGCTTCGCCGAAAATGTCGGGATTCTTCCGGTTGTTGTGCCGGAACTGAAACTCATTCAGGTACAGCGGCAGATACTTCTTGCTGACGTTGTGGTAAGTGCCGATGACGCCGCGCTTGAACAACGCCCAGAAGCTTTCGATGTTGTTGGTATGGACTTCGCCGCGAACGTACTCATTCTCGGAATGCTTGACGGCTTTCGTGCGGCAATCCACCCGCCGCTTGCAGATAGTCATAGCCGCGATGTCTTCGGTCGCTACGAGGCTTACGCGGTCGCTGACGGTCTTGTGGACGAAACGGTTGAGGGTTTTGGCGTCTGTGTTCTCGATGATCTGGCAAACCACGTTACCCTTCCGGCTGATGGCTCCGATGACGCCCACCTTGCCGGAGCCGATCCCGCCAGTGACGTGCGATTTCTTGTCCCAATGGCGGTTCTTATCCTTGCCGCCGATGAAAGTCTCATCGACCTCGACGATACCCATAAGCTTTTTGAAATCTTCGTCCTTCATGCCAGCGCGGAGCCGGTGGCCGACATACCAAGCGGTATACAGAGAGGAACGCTCACCGAAAAACGTCCGGCGAAGCTGACGGGACGAAACGCCCTTTTTGCTCTGCAATATGGTGTAGAGAACCTTGAACCAGGTTACGAGCGGGACGTTAGTGTTCTCGAAAACAGTTCCGACCGTAACCGAGAACCGATAGGGCGTTCGCTTGGCCGGTCCGCACTTCATACACTGCCAATGGAAGGGCCGTGTCGGTCCGCATTCGTAAACTTTGGTATTGTCGCAGCGCGGGCAGCGCGGGCCGTCCGGCCAGCGACGCATCGTCAAATATGTCCGGCAAGCCGCTTCATCGAGGAAGGTCGCCATAAATTCTTGGAAGGTCATCATGCATAAAAAGATAGCTCACCACGGTGATGTTAGTCAAGAGCCGTAACATTTCCAAAATTGGCTCACGCCGGACTATCGGGACGCGACTGCTGTGCTCGGAAAAAGGCCTCCGCCGATGGTTGGAACGGCAGAAGGTATAAGATACAGCTTGACGGCAAGCCAGCATTACGGCTATTCTCGAATCGCATGAGAACCAAACCGCGGGGGGGACAGCCGATGTTCAAATTGACGGTACGCTTGCCTAATAGCCTGATCGAAAAGGCCAAAATTCGGGCAGTCAAAGACCGACGCACGTTGCAGGACCTTGTGAGTGACGCGCTCGAAGCCTACCTGAAAAGCCCGGCAAGCGGATAGGGAAAGCGATGAAACGGACGCGAGGCTTAGGCGGAACCTATCAGCGCGGCGACGTGTGGTGGATCCAATTCTATCTCCGCGGCAAGCGCTATCGGGAATCGACCGAAGCAACCAATCGGGCTGATGCGATCAAACTTCTCAAGAAGCGTATCGCCGAGGGGCAACAGTCCGGCCGGCCAATCGGTAATCAAGTCGAAAAGACTACGCTCGCCGACCTCACCGAAATGCTACTGAACAATTACCGCGCCAATGACCGACACAGTATCGACCGGATTGAATTCGCGATCCCTCACCTCAAGGAATTTTTCGGGGCCGAGTGCCGCGCCACGGAGCTTACCTCCGATCGGATGGCCGCGTTTCAGGCTTATCGCCAAGGGCAGAAGCGCCATGGCCGGAGCACTGCGAACGCGACGATCAATTATGAGCTGGCCATGCCGCGTCGCGCGTTTCAGCTCGCCACACGCGCCGGCAAGGTGGCGTTCGGCCCGAATTGGAGATGCTACACGTCGAGAATGCCCGGAAGGGGTTTTTCGAAGCCGATCAGTATCGCGCGATTATCGAACAGCTCCCGGAGTATCTCAAGCCGGTCGCGATGGCCGCATACATCACCGGCTGGCGGACGAAGAGCGAGCTGCTCAGCCGGCAATGGCGCCACGTCGATCTCGACGCCGGCTGGCTCCGGCTCGATCCAGGCGAAGGCAAGACCGCCGAAGGACGGATGTTCCCGCTCACGCCCGAGCTAAGCGCTTTGTTGGAAGGGCAGCGCGAGCGCGTTCGCGACCTCGAACGAGCAACCGGGCAAATCATACCGTGGATATTCGTTCACCCTGACGGCACGCCCATCAAGAACTTCCGCTATGCGTGGACGAAGGCTTGCAAGGATGCCGGAGTTCCTGGGCGGCTTGTGCATGACTTCCGCCGAACAGCGGTTCGCCACCTAGAACGCGCCGGCGTGTCGCGCTCAGCCGCGATGAAGATCACCGGCCACAAGACCGAGACGGTCTATCGCCGCTATGCGATCGTGGACGAGGGCATGATGCGCGAAGCGGCCGAGAAGCTCTCAGCGCTAAATCGAGTTGATACCGGCAAAAGGTCAATGCCGATAGTTGTGGGGAGGTCCCGATGGGACACGGAATCATAGCGCTCTTCGCGTTGATTGTCGGAGCGATACTTGGCGGTGTCGGACAGATCTATACGTCTTTTCGAGAAGGGTCGGGCCTCGCCGATGCGCTCAAAGCCGAAATCGAGTCCTTGGTTATCCTTGTTGAGATGCGGGGTTATCTAACCTCTTTGGAAGGGCTTACTACGTTGCTAGAGGCTGGTGCGCACCCCGACGTACCGTACTTGCGCGTCGAGCGTTCCTACTTCGGAATTTTCGAAGCGTCGAGATCCAAAATCGGGCTTTTAGGTGCGGCTGCTGCACCTGTCGTCGAGTCATATGCTTTCGCAAATGCCTTTTTAGAGGACATGCGAACCCTCGCGGACTTCTCGGAGAAAGGCCAGATCGGGAACGTCGCTATGAAACCAGGAGAGTTGGAGCTTCGGGTAAGGTCTGCCCGCGAAGTGCTAAAGAAAGCGCTCGATAGGGGCAAAGTAGCGGCTGAGGAATTAAAGGCCAGATCGAACCAATGGTTCTTGAGGGAACTCCTATGCCTGAGAATATGAGAACAGCCACACTTCAGCCACAATTTCGACATACGGCTTCAACGAATCGCCTCACTGAGCCTCGTAAGTCCCTGATTTTATTGGAATGCGAGAGAGGGGACTTGAACCCCTACGCCTTGCGGCACTGGATCCTAAGTCCAGCGCGTCTGCCATTCCGCCACTCTCGCACCGATTCAGCCGGACTGTGCCGATTGTACGATGCCGCAGGCGACGGGGTCATAATCGGCAAGAGCGCGAGGAAGCCGGCAGCGTCACCCACGGCGCGAGCAAGCCTCAGTCGACGCGGGTGAGGAGCACTACCGGAATCTGGCGCGCGGTCTTTTTCTGATAGTCGGCGAAAATCGGCATCTGCTGCGCCTGCTGATCATAGAGCCGCTGGCGCTCGCTTGCAGGCGCGACCGTCGCGCGGACCTTGTAGCTGTCAGCGCCGAGTTCGACCGTTGCAACCGGATTCGCGACCAGATTGTGATACCACGGCGGACTATGCGGCGCGCCCGCAAAAGAGGCGATCACCACGATGCGATCGCCATCGCGCGTGTAGCACAGGGGCCGCGTCAGCGAGCGGCCGCTCTTGGCGCCAATGGTCGTGAGGAGCAGCACCGGCATCCCGGCCATCTGACCGCCGACCTTGCCTTGATTGGCGCGGAATTCCTTGATGACGCCCTGGTTGAACTCATCGAGTTGTGACATCTCTGGCTCCTCAATGAAAGCGCGTTGAATCGAAGGCTCAGCTGAATTCACCGCGAATGTAGGCCTGAGTTTCGGGCGCCGCCGGGCTCTCGAAAATCTGCGCGGTCTCGCCGTATTCGACCATATAGCCGGTGCGCCCGCCGCCTGACGTATCGACGTAGAGAAACGCGGTCCTATCGGCGACGCGTTTGGCCTGCTGCAAATTATGCGTGACGATCGCGATCGTGTACTTTTGCTTGAGTTCCTGCATCAGCTCCTCGATCCGATGGGTCGCGATCGGATCCAGCGCCGAGCACGGCTCGTCCATCAGCAGCACCGCAGGTTCGGTTGCGATCGCGCGTGCGATGCAGAGCCGCTGCTGTTGCCCGCCCGAGAGCGCGAGCGCACTAGTATGCAGCTTGTCCTTGACCTCTTCCCACAACGCCGCGCCGCGCAGCGCGCGCTCGACCCGATCATCAAAGCTGCCGCGGTAGCGGTTGAGCCGCAGTCCGAATGCGACGTTGCGATAGATCGTCATCGCAAACGGATTCGGCTGCTGGAAGACCATCCCGATATGCCGCCGCACGGCGACCGGGTCGATCCGGCCTCCATAAATATCCTGCCCGCGAAAAAAGATATGTCCCTTGAAGCGGAAGCCGCGCACCAGATCATTCATCCGATTGAGGCAGCGCAGAGCAGTGCTTTTGCCGCATCCCGAGGGCCCGATAAAAGCCGTTATCGTTCCACGTCTGATTTGCAGCGCGACGTCGCGCAGCGCTTTGAACTTGCCGTAATGCAGCTCCGAGATATTGCAATCGATCAAGGTGCTAGTGTCCGCACCATTCGCCATTGCCGGTAAGGCAGCCATCGAGTCACCGTACTTGCTGTCGGTTATTTGTTGTAGCGCTTGGCCAGACTTTGTCCGGCCAAGTTGACCGCGAGGACCATCATTACTAGCACTAACGCCGCCGACCACGCTAGCGCGATCTGGTTGTCAAAGGGTGAACCGGAGAAGTTGTAGATGAGTACCGCCAATGATGCGATGGGTTTCATTAAATCGCTCACGCCCTTCGGCCACATATGGGGAGTCGTTCGGCTAATCCAAAACTCACTAAAAAGCGCGGTGAAGAGCAACGGCGCGGTCTCGCCTGCCGCGCGCGCGATTGCAAGCATCACGCCCGTTAATATTCCCGGCACTGCGGTCGGTAATACCACGCGCGTGACGGTTTGGGTTTGCGTCGCGCCCATCCCGATCGCGGCTTCGCGCATCCGACGGGGAACCCGCTGGATCGCATCCTCGGCCGTGAGCAATACCGTCGGGATCATCAGCAACGCCAGGGCGACGCCGCCGGCCGGCGCCGAGAAACCACCCGTCACGAGCACCACCGTGGCGAAAGCGAATACTCCGGCCAGGATCGAAGGTAGCCCGGTCAGAACCTTGGCGGCGAAACGTACCGCCTGAGTGGTCCTTGTCTCGGGTCCGAATTCCGACGTGTAGATCGCTGCGAGAATACCGATCGGAACACTGATCATAGTTGCGATCAGCACAATCACGACCGTGCCGACGATCGCGTTGCCGAAACCGCCACCGACGGTCATCGCGGCCGGAGGTAATTCGGTTATTGCGGCCCAACCCAGGCTGGCGCTACCGCGAATGATCAACAGATACAAAACCGAAAACAGTGGGAACAATGCGGCGATTGTCGCTGCGCCGGTCAGGAAGCTCATCACGACGCTGAACAACTGTCGCGGTTGGCGCAACGAGCGTTCAAGGGCATTCAGATCGACTTCCGGGGGTTTACCTGCCGCCGGCGTCATCAGCGCAGCCCCATCAATGCAGCGTTGGCGCGCTGCAGGATCAGCGTGCCGATAATAT
Encoded proteins:
- a CDS encoding IS1595 family transposase, which codes for MTFQEFMATFLDEAACRTYLTMRRWPDGPRCPRCDNTKVYECGPTRPFHWQCMKCGPAKRTPYRFSVTVGTVFENTNVPLVTWFKVLYTILQSKKGVSSRQLRRTFFGERSSLYTAWYVGHRLRAGMKDEDFKKLMGIVEVDETFIGGKDKNRHWDKKSHVTGGIGSGKVGVIGAISRKGNVVCQIIENTDAKTLNRFVHKTVSDRVSLVATEDIAAMTICKRRVDCRTKAVKHSENEYVRGEVHTNNIESFWALFKRGVIGTYHNVSKKYLPLYLNEFQFRHNNRKNPDIFGEAIAGC
- a CDS encoding site-specific integrase; the encoded protein is MLHVENARKGFFEADQYRAIIEQLPEYLKPVAMAAYITGWRTKSELLSRQWRHVDLDAGWLRLDPGEGKTAEGRMFPLTPELSALLEGQRERVRDLERATGQIIPWIFVHPDGTPIKNFRYAWTKACKDAGVPGRLVHDFRRTAVRHLERAGVSRSAAMKITGHKTETVYRRYAIVDEGMMREAAEKLSALNRVDTGKRSMPIVVGRSRWDTES
- a CDS encoding nitroreductase family deazaflavin-dependent oxidoreductase, which gives rise to MSQLDEFNQGVIKEFRANQGKVGGQMAGMPVLLLTTIGAKSGRSLTRPLCYTRDGDRIVVIASFAGAPHSPPWYHNLVANPVATVELGADSYKVRATVAPASERQRLYDQQAQQMPIFADYQKKTARQIPVVLLTRVD
- the pstB gene encoding phosphate ABC transporter ATP-binding protein PstB, whose protein sequence is MAALPAMANGADTSTLIDCNISELHYGKFKALRDVALQIRRGTITAFIGPSGCGKSTALRCLNRMNDLVRGFRFKGHIFFRGQDIYGGRIDPVAVRRHIGMVFQQPNPFAMTIYRNVAFGLRLNRYRGSFDDRVERALRGAALWEEVKDKLHTSALALSGGQQQRLCIARAIATEPAVLLMDEPCSALDPIATHRIEELMQELKQKYTIAIVTHNLQQAKRVADRTAFLYVDTSGGGRTGYMVEYGETAQIFESPAAPETQAYIRGEFS
- the pstA gene encoding phosphate ABC transporter permease PstA, whose protein sequence is MTPAAGKPPEVDLNALERSLRQPRQLFSVVMSFLTGAATIAALFPLFSVLYLLIIRGSASLGWAAITELPPAAMTVGGGFGNAIVGTVVIVLIATMISVPIGILAAIYTSEFGPETRTTQAVRFAAKVLTGLPSILAGVFAFATVVLVTGGFSAPAGGVALALLMIPTVLLTAEDAIQRVPRRMREAAIGMGATQTQTVTRVVLPTAVPGILTGVMLAIARAAGETAPLLFTALFSEFWISRTTPHMWPKGVSDLMKPIASLAVLIYNFSGSPFDNQIALAWSAALVLVMMVLAVNLAGQSLAKRYNK